ATTTATCTTCAACACTCacgatttatttaataaaaaaagtcaAATATTAAAAAATCACTAGTTCCGTCAAGTCCAAATTCCATTATTGATGCTGAAATTTAAAATTGTCAACCATGAAAATGTTTTCTTAGCCCACCCAAATGGACGATGACTGTTTGATCATTACAATTTTGCAGAAATGAGAACCCAGAAAATGTTGATGTATTTTACTTTGCTTCTTCTCATCCAACTTCCATTGTGCTTTTGCACATCAAGGTACACCATATTAACACCAGGCTTACCTATCAAGGTCGGTGACTCTTTATTCTCTAGACAAAATAAGTTTGAGCTTGGCTTCTTCAACCCAGGAAACTCAACCAATTGGTATCTGGGAATCTGGTACTCTAATATACCCGGAAAGACAGTCGTCTGGGTTGCAAACAGAGATAATCCAATAAACGACACCTCAGGCGTTCTCACAATCAACACAGATCGAAAACTCGTTCTCTATAGTCACAATAACAGTGACACCCCCATATGGTCTTCCAAATTTGCTTCTGTCCAAGCTTCTCGCAATATTTCAGTTCGGCTTCTGGACAATGGAAACTTGGTTGTAGTCCAAGAAAACGACAACGAAACTCCTTTATGGCAAAGCTTTGACTATCCCACAGACACATTACTTCCAGGTTTGAAACTCGGGCTAAATCGGAAAACGGGGTTGAAATGGTTCTTAACATCTTGGAAGTCTCAAGATGATCCGGGAACTGGTGACTACTCATACAAAATAGACCTTACCGGCTCACCTGAATTCTTTCTGTTCAAGAATTCGACTAAATTTTGGCGAAGTAATCCATGGCCATGGAAGACTGAACTCTCCACATTAAAAGTATCCGATAACACGTACAGTTATGTGGACAATGGAGACGAAATATATTACACATTCTTTCCGTCGGAACCGTCCGCAATAATAAGAACTGTGGTGAATGAAACGGGTTTTCTCCAACTCTTGAAATGGAATCAAGAATATGGTGGATGGAAAGAGATTTGGGCATCACCTAAGTACCGGTGCGATGGGTATGGAGAGTGTGGCGCGAACAGCAAATGCAGCCCGGACAATACTAATCGATTCGAATGCGAGTGCTTGCCGGGATACGAACCCAAGTCTCCGACTGATTGGAATGGAAGAAATGCATCGGATGGTTGCGTGAGAAAGCTGGGGCAATCATCAATGTCATGCAAAAACGGAGAAGGGTTTGCAACGGTGGCGCGTGTTAAGCCTCCTGATACGTCAAAAGCAGCTTTGCGGTGGGAAACGAGCGTGAGTAGTAGCAGAATGTGTGAAGAATTATGCTTGAGGAATTGTTCATGCACAGCTTTTACAAGCATAGAAAACAATAATGGAGAGAAGACAGGTTGCTTCACTTGGTATGGAGAATTGTTAGATATTGTGGAGTTTACCGATTCAGGTCAAGATTTACATATTCGTGTCGATTCAATTAATTCAGGTAAAGGGTATTTTCTTCTCTGTTTTTTCCTTTCTGATTTGTCCTACAAAGATCACCAGAAATGCTATACCATACTTGTTCTTGTTTTTTGATCATGCAGTGGAGAAAACCAGTAAAGGGAAAGGTTTTTTTAGAAAAAGAGTAGTATGGGCTGTTCTGATATCATCGTTTGCGGTCACTCTGATACTCAGCCTTGCTTTTAGTTATTGGTGGCTAAAGAAAAAACAGAAGACTAAATGTAAGGGAGAGACTTACTCATCTTCCCACATATTACCAAGTGATTGTTCATAATTTTTATTCAATGGTATAACTAACATTTATAGCGGTAGCTGATTTTAGCAAGATTGCCAAAACACTCTGTGTTGGTAGATGAAGATGCAAAAAACATGGGAGACCCTGATTTGCCGTTCTTTCCTCTTAGCACCATACTAGCTGCCACGGACAATTTCTCTCAGGCTAACAAACTAGGACATGGTGGTTTTGGCCCTGTTCATAAGGTAGTCCCATTCAATTAGATGGACCAAGAATTATGTAACTACATTATTCATCTCTTGGTTTTTATGGTTGGTTTCTAGTAAACTAGGACAGTAATTCTAGTTTGATCACCACTCTCCCAAAaagaatataatatatattgatCATGATCAGGTTATTTTTAATACTGGGTCATGTTTTCAGGGCAAACTTTCTAATGGACAAGAAGTGGCAGTAAAAAGATTGTCCAAGAGTTCGGGTCAGGGGTTGGAAGAACTGAGAAATGAAATCATGTTGATTGCAAAACTTCAACATAGGAATCTTGTGAAACTCTTGGGATGTTGCATTGAGGGTGAAGAAAAGATTTTAATTTATGAGTACTTGCCTAACAAAAGCTTGGATTCCTTTATATTTGGTATGTCTTCCAATTTCCAAACAATGATTATTCTTTTATATGTACATTCTTAGCTCACCATGTTGGAAACAAAATTATAATCTGAACTATTCCAAGCTAAGTTTCTCGATACTGATTTATGGGAAAGCTAAATGAAATTCTTCATGTAGACCCAAGGAGAAGAGCGTGCCTGGATTGGAGAACGCGCTTTAATATTATAATTGGGGTTGCTCGTGGAGTACTATATCTTCATCAAGATTCAAGATTGAGAATCATTCATAGAGATTTGAAAGCTAGTAATGTTCTACTAGATGACGACATGAACCCAAAAATTTCAGATTTTGGCATGGCTAGAACAATGAATGGGGAACAAATTCAAGATAAAACAAGGAGGATTGTTGGAACATAGTAAGATAACTATCTACATTTAAGCTCAATGATCAAAAGGTCAAATACTAATTAAGATTTTCCATCTTGACCATAACTTGATTAATGTTATGTGTTTGTTTTAATGCAGCGGTTACATGTCGCCAGAATATGCAATGTTCGGAAAATTCTCTACAAAGTCCGACGTTTTTAGCTTTGGGGTGCTATTGTTGGAGACCGTAAGTGGTATGAAGAACCAATATTGTTGTGAGGGGGACACTTCAATCAACTTAATAGGGCGTGTAAGTAAATTATATCAATTCCTCTAAGATTGAGCTGTTTAAGTTTAGTTCTTATATTCTGACTCTGCATGCATGATCTTAACAAACACAGGTTTGGGAACTGTGGAAAGAAGAAAGAGGGTTAGAGATTGTAGATTCATTGCTGGAATCTTACGATTGTGAAGAAGTTTTGAGATGCATTCAAGTGGGGCTTCTTTGTGTGCAAGAAAACATAAACGATCGACCGATGATGTCAGTAGTGGTTCTCATGTTGAGCAGTGAAATAGCTTTGCCTTCTCCTAAACAGCCTGCATATGTGCTGAGGGAATATAGTAGCAAAGATATCACTGGTTCAGAATTTGAAAATCAAGGACCATATTCTACAAATCAAGTGACAATTACAAGTGTCATAGCTCGCTGACCATTTGCTTTCTTCCTTGAGAATTAAATATAATTAGGTAGGAAGTGTGTCCATATTGTACTAGCGTACCATTCTTTCTCATTCTCTGTTATATCTTTACACTCTCCTTTAATGGCAGATGATTTATATCTTTAGCATTAGGATAAATATGCTTCCAACCTTCTCCATGGATCTAACTCTATATGTTACGAAAATATGTATTGCGTCGATGGAAATAGTAAAAAGaccttacaactctaagcaaaatatacaaataaacaagatttattaaataatattacaactctatgactgaaaaatacaaatagaataaggaatagaagaagagaacagaaaattacaactctaaacaaaagatataAATAAAGAAATAGTGTTTGTAACAAAGGAAATGAAAGGATTACAActttaaacaagaaatacaagtaaatatagaaaaagaataagaagatgaaaaacaatataataaaaggaaagagcaataacaataaataaagaactctcactcacagaatcaaagtgaagagtgttggggatcaccaactagaacaatgtttgaaacctttgtccaaaagcttatttcccccaactcaagcactaagggatttctCTCTGTTTTGGAAAtaactttatggaattatcaagcctctaggtgttttttAGCCAAGTGGATAgaaaaaattgtgtcttacaagtgagcaataggctcctatacATAGAGTTTAGAGATACCCTGTGAATTTTAAATTCCAGTAACCTTCATgattgttaccaatgattaattggatgtttatggaattaaaaataagatttgggagttatttgtgtttttggagttattcaaaaaggttggaaaaaactgaaatttgGTCAGTCAGACAcagtggtcgcggccacgggCATTGTTGGCTGCGGTCGTGGCTCTCTATCCACCACTgcccaatttcagcacacaaaatttgttctatttttccaaacggttccaaatcattctcaattgattttgtaaccccccaaaacatattattgtggttaaaatcatatctctaactgCTATTTCAcatgactttaagaaattcaactcaaaattgtgtaacaacaaatctacacaataataggcaatatttggaagttgcaaatttgtaactgaatttgtaacactaaatatgttacatatttggatattcacatatatctaaatattgtaagtctcttttatatgttacaatatgtgacactctttgttgtatttatttaatctaaaacattatattataaaataatataacattcccgcactagattaaatagttatctattgtaacacttatttaatcaatcaacattatattttaaaatataacatatcccccacttaa
This genomic interval from Humulus lupulus chromosome 8, drHumLupu1.1, whole genome shotgun sequence contains the following:
- the LOC133794212 gene encoding G-type lectin S-receptor-like serine/threonine-protein kinase At1g11410 isoform X2, producing the protein MRTQKMLMYFTLLLLIQLPLCFCTSRYTILTPGLPIKVGDSLFSRQNKFELGFFNPGNSTNWYLGIWYSNIPGKTVVWVANRDNPINDTSGVLTINTDRKLVLYSHNNSDTPIWSSKFASVQASRNISVRLLDNGNLVVVQENDNETPLWQSFDYPTDTLLPGLKLGLNRKTGLKWFLTSWKSQDDPGTGDYSYKIDLTGSPEFFLFKNSTKFWRSNPWPWKTELSTLKVSDNTYSYVDNGDEIYYTFFPSEPSAIIRTVVNETGFLQLLKWNQEYGGWKEIWASPKYRCDGYGECGANSKCSPDNTNRFECECLPGYEPKSPTDWNGRNASDGCVRKLGQSSMSCKNGEGFATVARVKPPDTSKAALRWETSVSSSRMCEELCLRNCSCTAFTSIENNNGEKTGCFTWYGELLDIVEFTDSGQDLHIRVDSINSVEKTSKGKGFFRKRVVWAVLISSFAVTLILSLAFSYWWLKKKQKTKYEDAKNMGDPDLPFFPLSTILAATDNFSQANKLGHGGFGPVHKGKLSNGQEVAVKRLSKSSGQGLEELRNEIMLIAKLQHRNLVKLLGCCIEGEEKILIYEYLPNKSLDSFIFDPRRRACLDWRTRFNIIIGVARGVLYLHQDSRLRIIHRDLKASNVLLDDDMNPKISDFGMARTMNGEQIQDKTRRIVGTYGYMSPEYAMFGKFSTKSDVFSFGVLLLETVSGMKNQYCCEGDTSINLIGRVWELWKEERGLEIVDSLLESYDCEEVLRCIQVGLLCVQENINDRPMMSVVVLMLSSEIALPSPKQPAYVLREYSSKDITGSEFENQGPYSTNQVTITSVIAR
- the LOC133794212 gene encoding G-type lectin S-receptor-like serine/threonine-protein kinase At1g11410 isoform X1; this translates as MRTQKMLMYFTLLLLIQLPLCFCTSRYTILTPGLPIKVGDSLFSRQNKFELGFFNPGNSTNWYLGIWYSNIPGKTVVWVANRDNPINDTSGVLTINTDRKLVLYSHNNSDTPIWSSKFASVQASRNISVRLLDNGNLVVVQENDNETPLWQSFDYPTDTLLPGLKLGLNRKTGLKWFLTSWKSQDDPGTGDYSYKIDLTGSPEFFLFKNSTKFWRSNPWPWKTELSTLKVSDNTYSYVDNGDEIYYTFFPSEPSAIIRTVVNETGFLQLLKWNQEYGGWKEIWASPKYRCDGYGECGANSKCSPDNTNRFECECLPGYEPKSPTDWNGRNASDGCVRKLGQSSMSCKNGEGFATVARVKPPDTSKAALRWETSVSSSRMCEELCLRNCSCTAFTSIENNNGEKTGCFTWYGELLDIVEFTDSGQDLHIRVDSINSVEKTSKGKGFFRKRVVWAVLISSFAVTLILSLAFSYWWLKKKQKTKSRLPKHSVLVDEDAKNMGDPDLPFFPLSTILAATDNFSQANKLGHGGFGPVHKGKLSNGQEVAVKRLSKSSGQGLEELRNEIMLIAKLQHRNLVKLLGCCIEGEEKILIYEYLPNKSLDSFIFDPRRRACLDWRTRFNIIIGVARGVLYLHQDSRLRIIHRDLKASNVLLDDDMNPKISDFGMARTMNGEQIQDKTRRIVGTYGYMSPEYAMFGKFSTKSDVFSFGVLLLETVSGMKNQYCCEGDTSINLIGRVWELWKEERGLEIVDSLLESYDCEEVLRCIQVGLLCVQENINDRPMMSVVVLMLSSEIALPSPKQPAYVLREYSSKDITGSEFENQGPYSTNQVTITSVIAR